In a single window of the Burkholderia contaminans genome:
- a CDS encoding Lrp/AsnC family transcriptional regulator: MFDAIDKAILSVLQQDSTLSVAEIADRVNLSTTPCWRRIQKLEQDGVIARRVALLDAKKLNVGVTVLVEIKTAEHTAAWLQRFCDVVATIPEVVEVHRMSGHIDYMLKVVVPHIDAYDSVYRRLIGAVDIFDVSSSFAMETIKQTTVLPLDYML, translated from the coding sequence GTGTTCGACGCTATCGACAAGGCCATATTGTCCGTGCTGCAGCAGGACAGCACGCTCTCGGTGGCCGAGATCGCCGACCGCGTGAATCTTTCGACCACGCCATGCTGGCGACGCATTCAGAAGCTCGAGCAGGACGGGGTGATAGCGCGTCGCGTGGCGCTTCTGGATGCGAAGAAGCTCAACGTGGGCGTGACCGTTCTGGTGGAGATCAAGACTGCGGAACATACCGCCGCGTGGTTGCAGCGTTTCTGCGACGTCGTGGCGACGATCCCCGAAGTGGTGGAAGTCCATCGCATGAGCGGGCACATCGACTACATGCTCAAGGTGGTGGTGCCGCATATCGACGCGTACGACAGCGTATACAGGCGTCTGATCGGCGCGGTCGACATCTTCGACGTCAGTTCCAGCTTCGCGATGGAGACCATTAAACAGACCACCGTATTACCGCTCGATTACATGCTGTGA
- a CDS encoding TonB-dependent siderophore receptor, which yields MKLNIGTRRAISSQASGVAIAVAVAQVFMAASAHAQQAAQQSWHLASGPLDRTLVEIAQAANVRLSYDAGLVQSLKSSPVEGSYTAEAAIRQALRGTGLDLVATGSGGLTIQKAVAKPVAAAPVAASAAAASVGPVDTTLPLISVAASRDSGGTGFVAESSSTYARSDVPLSETPKSVSVINAAVIQSQAAQSLSDVLRNASGVVTRPGPLGVPQYMIRGFAAENLTSDGLATVGSAPNVTPTIAISSVEVIKGPSAIVNGNSPPGGVINIVKKTPQADPFHEIKLGYGTYGDTQIALDTTGAITDDKKLRYRFIISGERVGQNAMGYDGQRNFYFAPTVQWKDSTTDLTVGYERTVDRQPVPQFTVGYAAGDIYRNYIDRPLGSPSDHFGAQTDSIFFHLEQKLGKALTFVSKGSYTRTQQTQQAWATATTLSPTNGAAFFNFDSISDYYSWSFQNYLRAKFDIGGVKNTVIAGWDFNHYNRYQVDTTTSKFISVPNVFGPPSLPSSDTGNLAPTSASRYTETGLYLQDQFSYRNFHALASVRRDTYLTGTIGGTASPGNHQNAYSPSLGLLYELTSEVSAYASYNRGFRPGSAPQFGGGILPPQISQQVEVGMKFNLLDDKLAITTSAYRTSFSNYNVADPRHRGFYLPAGGAVSRGFEAEINGQPLPGVNVVGTYTYNDFVQPAGTKLAVNLPKNSASLWATYNFQTEALQGFGVGTGLFFASGQYVESGSAYRIPSQVETDLGVFYRKKGYGLNLSIKNVFNRKLYYSSTTSSLIPMGPERTVMLTGTYDF from the coding sequence GTGAAGCTCAATATCGGAACTCGCCGGGCCATCTCGAGCCAGGCATCAGGGGTTGCCATCGCGGTCGCCGTTGCACAGGTTTTCATGGCGGCGTCGGCGCATGCACAACAGGCCGCACAGCAGTCATGGCATCTCGCAAGCGGTCCGCTGGACCGCACGCTGGTCGAAATCGCCCAGGCGGCCAACGTGAGGTTGAGCTACGACGCGGGCCTCGTGCAATCGTTGAAATCGTCGCCCGTCGAGGGCAGCTATACCGCCGAGGCCGCGATTCGACAAGCGCTCCGGGGCACCGGTCTCGATCTCGTCGCGACGGGCAGCGGTGGCCTGACCATCCAGAAGGCGGTTGCGAAGCCGGTTGCGGCAGCGCCCGTCGCGGCGTCGGCGGCGGCAGCCTCCGTGGGGCCTGTCGATACCACGCTTCCGCTCATCAGCGTGGCGGCCAGCCGGGACTCCGGCGGCACCGGCTTCGTCGCGGAATCGTCGTCCACCTATGCGCGCTCGGACGTGCCGCTGAGCGAGACGCCGAAATCGGTCAGCGTCATCAACGCGGCGGTGATCCAGAGTCAGGCCGCTCAGTCGCTCTCCGATGTGCTGAGGAATGCGTCCGGTGTCGTCACGCGGCCGGGGCCGCTTGGTGTGCCGCAGTACATGATTCGCGGGTTTGCAGCGGAAAATCTGACTTCGGACGGGCTTGCGACTGTCGGGTCCGCGCCCAACGTCACGCCGACGATAGCGATCTCGAGCGTGGAAGTGATCAAGGGGCCGTCGGCGATCGTGAACGGCAACAGCCCGCCGGGAGGCGTGATCAATATCGTCAAGAAGACGCCGCAGGCTGACCCGTTTCACGAAATCAAACTGGGTTATGGCACGTACGGTGACACGCAGATCGCGCTGGACACCACGGGCGCGATTACCGACGACAAGAAGCTCCGGTATCGCTTCATCATCTCGGGGGAGCGGGTCGGCCAGAATGCCATGGGGTATGACGGCCAGAGAAATTTCTACTTTGCGCCGACCGTGCAATGGAAGGATTCGACCACGGACCTGACGGTCGGCTATGAGCGCACGGTCGATCGCCAGCCGGTTCCGCAGTTCACGGTCGGCTATGCCGCGGGCGACATCTACCGAAACTATATCGACCGTCCGCTCGGCTCACCGTCCGACCACTTCGGCGCGCAAACCGACAGTATTTTCTTTCACCTCGAACAAAAGCTCGGCAAGGCGCTGACCTTCGTGAGCAAGGGTTCCTATACGCGTACCCAGCAAACGCAGCAGGCTTGGGCGACGGCGACGACGCTCTCGCCGACCAACGGTGCGGCGTTCTTCAACTTCGATTCTATTTCGGATTACTACAGCTGGAGCTTCCAGAATTACCTGCGAGCCAAGTTCGATATCGGCGGTGTGAAAAACACCGTGATAGCAGGGTGGGATTTCAATCATTACAACCGGTATCAGGTCGATACCACGACCTCGAAATTCATTTCCGTTCCGAACGTTTTCGGCCCCCCTTCGTTGCCCTCGTCCGATACGGGTAACCTTGCGCCGACATCCGCCAGTCGGTACACGGAAACGGGTTTGTATCTTCAGGATCAGTTTTCCTACAGGAATTTCCATGCGCTCGCTTCGGTGAGGCGGGACACTTATCTGACGGGTACGATCGGCGGAACGGCGTCGCCGGGAAACCATCAGAACGCCTATAGCCCAAGTCTCGGCCTGCTCTATGAACTGACCTCCGAGGTTTCGGCTTATGCCAGCTACAACCGTGGCTTCCGGCCTGGCTCGGCGCCTCAGTTCGGTGGCGGCATCCTGCCTCCGCAGATCAGCCAGCAAGTCGAAGTGGGCATGAAGTTCAATCTGCTCGACGACAAGCTGGCCATCACGACCTCGGCTTACCGCACCTCGTTCAGCAATTACAACGTCGCCGATCCGCGTCATCGCGGCTTCTATCTTCCTGCCGGCGGCGCCGTCAGCCGCGGATTCGAAGCGGAGATCAACGGCCAGCCGCTGCCCGGCGTCAACGTGGTCGGTACCTACACGTACAACGACTTCGTGCAGCCCGCCGGCACCAAGCTTGCGGTGAACCTACCCAAGAACAGCGCCAGCCTGTGGGCGACTTACAACTTCCAGACCGAAGCACTCCAGGGCTTCGGGGTCGGCACAGGGCTGTTCTTTGCAAGCGGGCAGTACGTCGAATCGGGCTCGGCCTACCGCATCCCGAGCCAGGTGGAGACGGACCTCGGCGTGTTCTATCGGAAGAAGGGGTACGGCCTGAATCTTTCGATCAAGAACGTGTTCAATCGCAAGCTCTACTACAGCAGCACGACGTCCAGCCTGATCCCGATGGGTCCGGAGCGGACGGTCATGCTGACCGGAACCTATGACTTCTGA
- a CDS encoding energy transducer TonB, producing MTSDSLPARPWDDIAVRENTSQAPYARTRRLACAAGVLLAHALGLYVAVHQSAVTLRLEAGRPAGGTVQVQLVAAPAPRPAPTPPAPPKPRTEPPKPVAPAKPEKAHVLASRAPSPRTVEAAPQEAPKPAETRPVTPVPAPHPAPEAAPAQPVAQPAPGPNVLDAPKQISAGELKQLGCQMPRPDYPAKARRLQQEGTVVVHLSIGTDGAVTSARVAQSSGSPLLDAAAVAAIRAGRCHPYETAGIARSVEATQPIAFNLND from the coding sequence ATGACTTCTGATTCCTTGCCCGCCCGCCCCTGGGACGACATCGCCGTGCGCGAGAACACGTCCCAGGCGCCTTATGCACGCACACGCCGCCTCGCGTGTGCCGCAGGGGTGCTGCTCGCGCATGCGCTGGGACTGTACGTTGCAGTCCACCAGAGTGCGGTGACGCTCAGGCTCGAGGCCGGGCGTCCCGCGGGCGGCACGGTGCAGGTGCAACTGGTTGCCGCGCCGGCACCGCGGCCTGCGCCAACCCCGCCGGCGCCGCCCAAGCCGCGCACCGAGCCGCCGAAACCCGTGGCGCCGGCAAAGCCGGAAAAGGCGCACGTGCTGGCGTCGCGGGCGCCGAGCCCGCGCACGGTGGAAGCAGCGCCGCAGGAGGCGCCGAAACCCGCCGAAACGCGGCCGGTCACGCCGGTGCCCGCGCCGCATCCCGCACCTGAAGCGGCGCCGGCCCAACCTGTCGCACAACCCGCGCCGGGGCCAAACGTGCTGGACGCGCCGAAGCAAATCAGCGCGGGCGAGTTGAAGCAGTTGGGATGCCAGATGCCGCGACCCGACTATCCGGCGAAAGCGCGGCGGCTGCAACAGGAGGGCACCGTGGTCGTGCATCTGAGCATCGGCACCGACGGCGCGGTGACGTCCGCGCGCGTGGCGCAGAGCAGCGGCTCGCCGCTGCTCGACGCGGCCGCCGTCGCGGCGATCCGTGCCGGGCGCTGTCATCCGTACGAGACGGCGGGCATCGCGCGCTCGGTAGAAGCTACCCAACCCATCGCATTCAACCTGAACGACTGA
- a CDS encoding MotA/TolQ/ExbB proton channel family protein has protein sequence MEQYGIANVWQQGDFVTRFIFVFLIGMSVVSWFVILTKGFANRRLESLGKRAQTRFWSSSSISEGIEALGEGGDNPYRALVLAGREANEQHSGNEPSMQGSLSASEWVARGLRNAFDDEVARLQNGLAVLGSIGSTAPFVGLFGTVWGIYHALMAIGMSGQASLDHVAGPVGESLVMTAIGLFVAIPAVLGFNYVNRGNKRVSHRLNRFAHELHVYFVTGAKARADANRPASASVASKRATPNLAA, from the coding sequence ATGGAACAGTATGGCATCGCCAACGTCTGGCAACAGGGTGACTTCGTCACCCGCTTCATCTTCGTTTTCCTGATCGGGATGTCGGTCGTCTCATGGTTCGTGATACTAACGAAAGGATTTGCCAATCGGCGCCTCGAATCGCTCGGCAAGCGCGCGCAAACGCGTTTCTGGTCCAGCTCGTCGATCAGCGAGGGCATCGAGGCGCTGGGCGAGGGCGGCGACAATCCCTATCGTGCACTGGTGCTTGCCGGGCGCGAAGCGAATGAGCAGCACTCGGGCAATGAACCGTCGATGCAGGGCAGTCTGAGCGCGAGCGAATGGGTGGCGCGCGGGTTGCGCAATGCATTCGACGACGAAGTCGCGCGGTTGCAAAACGGCCTGGCCGTGCTTGGCTCGATCGGCAGCACGGCGCCGTTCGTGGGGCTGTTCGGTACCGTCTGGGGCATCTATCACGCGCTCATGGCGATCGGCATGTCGGGGCAAGCCAGTCTCGATCACGTTGCTGGCCCGGTGGGCGAGTCGCTCGTCATGACGGCGATCGGGCTGTTCGTCGCCATTCCGGCGGTGCTCGGCTTCAACTACGTAAACCGCGGCAACAAGCGCGTGAGCCATCGGCTGAACCGCTTTGCGCACGAGCTGCACGTGTATTTCGTCACCGGCGCGAAGGCCCGTGCCGACGCCAACCGGCCGGCCAGCGCATCGGTCGCGAGCAAGCGCGCCACGCCCAACCTGGCCGCCTGA
- a CDS encoding ExbD/TolR family protein, producing the protein MSMITEGSGDEGVMNDINMTPLIDVMLVLLIIFIVTLPVINKAVKVDLPQAAAQPAVSKTQDIDLSITADKTVLWNKQPVDAEALKARVAEAAAKGEPPAVNINADQHVEYGKVATILAALQGGGLNKINFVMQPPEAHQ; encoded by the coding sequence ATGTCAATGATTACCGAGGGCAGCGGCGACGAAGGCGTCATGAACGACATCAACATGACGCCGCTGATCGACGTCATGCTCGTGTTGCTGATCATCTTCATCGTGACGTTGCCCGTCATCAACAAGGCGGTGAAGGTCGATCTTCCGCAGGCGGCGGCGCAGCCGGCCGTGTCGAAGACGCAGGACATCGATCTGTCGATCACGGCGGACAAGACGGTGCTGTGGAACAAGCAGCCGGTCGATGCGGAGGCGTTGAAGGCGCGCGTGGCCGAGGCCGCGGCGAAGGGCGAGCCGCCGGCGGTCAACATCAACGCGGATCAGCACGTCGAGTACGGCAAGGTCGCGACCATTCTCGCGGCGCTCCAGGGCGGCGGCCTCAACAAGATCAACTTCGTGATGCAACCGCCCGAGGCGCACCAATGA
- a CDS encoding ABC transporter ATP-binding protein/permease yields the protein MTVNRAFPIDRAEDAEARRRFPPVWRLLLPYWRTREGVFSLILLMLVIGSSWATTYVMLWNNNWTGTFYDAIGASRFKVLPELLVRFLLVAMAGAVVQITGVVLHQIVQIRWRRWLTTWLAEKWLARNNYYRIERDRELENVDQRIAEDVKLFVNDTLLLGLGFLSVPVSVVSFSIVLWRMGGPLQVDVGGSSYVLHGYLVFAAFAYTGVIFAATHYLGRRLITLTARQHRLEGDFRVLMVGVREFAEQIAFFRGQTAEHGRLQASFRFVVSNLYATLWVNTRVSFFNNIVGQLSSAIPIIPTLLMLPQLMSGGLTLGGLMKSNSAFNSVTGSLAFFWQAYTGFTSWRAEANRLREFLHVSEHEPRQDIALHESRTGAVAASGLVLRDASGDTLSRVPDFVLPAGRRCLVRGRSGCGKSTLLRALAGLWPYGEGTILRPAAGTFFLPQRSYIPPGSLKAAVTYPRDASAYPDSECEELLRACGLSAYASQLHVEDRWSTRLSGGEQQRVAFARVLLARPSTVFLDECTSALDSQSEKELYGLLIERLPQATVVSVAHRKELLAFHDTTLDFPAPEARRDAADEAEGAHTSSGAYAGTQLC from the coding sequence ATGACGGTGAATCGCGCTTTCCCGATTGATCGCGCGGAAGACGCGGAAGCACGCCGCCGTTTTCCACCGGTGTGGCGTCTCCTGCTGCCGTACTGGCGTACGCGCGAAGGCGTGTTCTCGCTGATATTGCTGATGCTCGTGATCGGGTCGAGTTGGGCCACGACGTACGTGATGCTATGGAACAACAACTGGACCGGCACGTTCTACGATGCGATCGGCGCGTCCCGATTCAAGGTGCTGCCGGAGCTGCTCGTACGTTTCCTGCTCGTGGCGATGGCCGGCGCGGTCGTGCAGATTACCGGGGTGGTGCTGCATCAGATCGTGCAGATTCGCTGGCGCCGGTGGCTCACGACATGGCTCGCCGAAAAATGGCTCGCACGCAACAACTATTACCGGATCGAACGCGACCGGGAACTCGAGAACGTCGATCAGCGTATCGCGGAGGACGTGAAACTGTTCGTCAACGACACGCTGCTGCTGGGGCTCGGGTTTCTTTCGGTGCCGGTCAGCGTCGTGTCGTTCAGCATCGTGCTGTGGCGCATGGGTGGCCCGTTGCAGGTCGATGTCGGCGGATCGTCGTACGTATTGCACGGTTATCTGGTGTTCGCCGCATTTGCCTACACCGGTGTCATTTTCGCGGCGACGCATTATCTGGGCCGCAGGCTGATTACGCTGACGGCCAGGCAGCATCGTCTCGAAGGCGATTTTCGCGTGCTCATGGTCGGCGTGCGTGAATTCGCGGAACAGATCGCGTTCTTTCGGGGGCAAACGGCCGAGCATGGGCGTCTGCAGGCATCGTTTCGGTTCGTGGTATCGAATCTCTACGCGACGCTGTGGGTGAATACGCGCGTCTCGTTCTTTAACAATATCGTCGGTCAGCTGAGTTCGGCCATTCCGATCATTCCGACCTTGCTGATGCTGCCGCAGCTGATGTCGGGCGGGCTGACGCTCGGCGGGCTGATGAAATCGAACAGCGCATTTAATTCCGTCACGGGGTCGCTGGCATTTTTTTGGCAAGCCTATACGGGATTTACGTCGTGGCGCGCGGAAGCCAACCGTTTGCGCGAATTCCTGCACGTGAGCGAGCATGAGCCGCGGCAGGACATCGCGCTTCACGAAAGCCGCACAGGAGCGGTCGCCGCGAGCGGGCTCGTCTTGCGCGACGCGTCCGGCGACACGCTGTCGCGCGTGCCCGACTTCGTGCTCCCGGCCGGCCGGAGGTGCCTCGTGCGCGGTCGCTCGGGATGCGGGAAAAGCACGTTGCTGCGGGCGCTGGCCGGCCTATGGCCCTACGGCGAAGGCACGATCCTGCGGCCGGCGGCCGGCACGTTCTTCTTGCCGCAACGCAGCTATATCCCGCCGGGCTCGCTGAAGGCGGCCGTGACCTATCCGCGCGACGCGTCGGCGTACCCGGACAGCGAGTGCGAGGAACTGCTGCGCGCGTGCGGATTGTCGGCCTATGCCTCCCAGCTCCATGTCGAGGATCGCTGGAGCACACGGCTGTCCGGCGGCGAGCAACAGCGCGTGGCATTTGCGCGCGTGCTGCTCGCCAGACCTTCCACGGTGTTCCTTGACGAATGCACGTCTGCGCTCGATAGCCAAAGCGAGAAGGAACTTTACGGTCTTTTGATCGAGCGTTTGCCTCAGGCCACGGTCGTCAGCGTCGCGCATCGCAAGGAACTGCTGGCGTTTCACGACACGACGCTCGATTTCCCCGCACCGGAAGCACGACGGGATGCGGCCGACGAAGCAGAGGGCGCACACACCAGCAGCGGAGCATACGCGGGAACGCAGCTGTGCTGA
- the trxA gene encoding thioredoxin: MSNLKSVTLETIEADVINNPLPVLIDFWAPWCGPCKALAPTLSKLSEQFEGNVAFVKIDVDENAGVRERFGVRGIPTLILLRGGKELGRVVGNRSATQLAGFIDNHLGSVTPLPAAIAVAPNAFGGDAQLKAERLAALRTWLDRKRAAPSEAMWDGEIGSAIQFVCNTADVDDCARMLGIPANVLAVVESLSSYRSTHLNGAEFIAHWLDAVPVGANLARLPQMLLTDLLSGGEMTELIRGDATLLLIRDRLAAQHDPARAEGPLDSELAAIKQALAKADATPAGAAHALATRLLVLVAQPLGDAAIVTDFMFGLAGAHWELLRAACNWTRDDDRRFMQLAEETSNRAVERGEEASQGDKTLERIGLVDAELIARFRSHYGNGTQALKKVGASIGDRLIGLTKRCA; the protein is encoded by the coding sequence ATGAGCAATCTGAAATCAGTGACGCTGGAAACAATCGAAGCCGACGTGATCAACAACCCGCTGCCCGTGCTGATTGACTTCTGGGCGCCGTGGTGCGGTCCGTGCAAGGCACTCGCGCCGACGTTGTCGAAATTGAGCGAGCAGTTTGAAGGCAACGTGGCGTTCGTGAAGATCGACGTGGACGAGAATGCCGGCGTGCGCGAACGATTCGGTGTCCGCGGTATTCCGACGCTGATCCTGCTGCGCGGCGGCAAGGAGCTCGGCCGCGTGGTCGGTAATCGCTCCGCCACGCAACTGGCCGGCTTCATCGACAATCACCTCGGCTCCGTCACGCCGTTGCCGGCGGCGATCGCCGTTGCGCCGAACGCGTTCGGCGGCGACGCCCAGCTCAAGGCGGAGCGCCTTGCCGCATTGCGCACGTGGCTGGACCGCAAGCGGGCCGCGCCGTCGGAAGCGATGTGGGATGGTGAAATCGGCAGCGCCATTCAGTTCGTCTGCAATACCGCGGACGTGGACGATTGCGCAAGGATGCTGGGCATTCCGGCGAACGTGCTGGCCGTGGTGGAATCACTGTCGAGCTATCGCAGCACGCATCTGAACGGCGCGGAGTTCATCGCGCACTGGCTGGATGCCGTTCCGGTGGGTGCGAATCTCGCGCGGCTGCCGCAAATGCTGCTCACGGATCTGCTGTCCGGCGGCGAGATGACCGAGTTGATCCGCGGCGACGCCACGTTGCTATTGATTCGAGATCGGCTTGCCGCGCAGCATGACCCCGCTCGGGCGGAAGGGCCGCTCGATTCGGAGCTGGCCGCGATCAAGCAGGCGCTCGCGAAGGCCGATGCCACCCCGGCTGGCGCTGCGCACGCGTTGGCGACACGGCTTCTCGTGTTGGTCGCTCAACCGCTCGGCGATGCCGCAATCGTCACCGATTTCATGTTCGGCCTTGCGGGCGCGCATTGGGAGTTGTTGCGCGCGGCCTGCAACTGGACGCGCGATGACGACCGACGCTTCATGCAGCTCGCGGAAGAAACGTCGAATCGCGCGGTGGAGCGCGGCGAAGAGGCTTCGCAAGGCGACAAGACTCTCGAGCGAATTGGGTTGGTGGATGCCGAACTCATTGCGCGGTTTCGATCGCACTACGGCAATGGCACGCAGGCCCTGAAAAAGGTCGGCGCGAGCATCGGCGATCGTTTGATCGGGCTGACGAAGCGCTGCGCGTGA
- a CDS encoding TldD/PmbA family protein — protein sequence MHDGGTQWRNVKSSLEAAAECALDLARRAGADGVRVEIDHVESRTATVRNRVPAERSLRLSSAVSLVVYRNGRRGATTSSDLSADGLAGAVAAAIDIASVTDADAAAGLARADLLATDFIDLDLYHPLDLSLDDMLEDARCAEEAAFSTSPAIVTTNGASVGTSAGLSLLATSEGFGHSVPWSTHFLSCMPVAAGTSEKQMGFWSDGARAYADLDAPARIGTQAATRALALLGSTQVETQRCSVLFEPLAAMSLLGEFVNAASGDALYRTGSYLSHRLGTRIFADHIQVYEDPFVPKGMASRCFDSDGVAVSRRSVVEAGVLRGYFLGLYAARRLGMAPTGNGRGPHNLEVRSAKTANSDGIDTMLERLGRGLFVTEMAGGGVNRLTGDFSRAAKGFWVENGQISFPVTGITIASNLDAMFSGLLAVGADTATRGSFRTGSWLIDEMRIGGS from the coding sequence ATGCATGACGGCGGTACGCAGTGGCGCAACGTGAAATCCAGCCTGGAGGCAGCGGCCGAATGTGCGCTCGATCTTGCCCGACGCGCAGGGGCCGACGGCGTCCGTGTGGAGATCGATCATGTCGAATCACGGACAGCCACCGTGCGCAACCGGGTGCCGGCCGAACGAAGCCTTCGACTGTCTTCGGCTGTCTCGCTCGTGGTCTATCGCAATGGCCGGCGCGGTGCGACGACCTCGTCCGATTTGTCCGCCGACGGTCTCGCCGGCGCGGTCGCGGCGGCCATCGACATCGCGTCGGTCACGGACGCCGATGCCGCCGCCGGCCTGGCTCGGGCGGACTTGCTCGCGACGGACTTCATCGATCTGGACTTGTATCATCCGCTCGATCTGTCGCTCGATGACATGCTCGAAGACGCCCGTTGCGCGGAAGAGGCCGCGTTCTCCACGAGCCCGGCCATCGTGACGACCAACGGTGCCAGCGTCGGGACTTCCGCGGGGTTGTCGCTGCTTGCGACCAGCGAGGGGTTTGGGCACAGCGTGCCGTGGTCCACGCATTTTTTGTCGTGCATGCCTGTCGCGGCAGGCACCAGCGAGAAGCAGATGGGATTCTGGAGCGACGGCGCGCGCGCCTATGCCGACCTGGACGCACCCGCACGGATCGGCACGCAAGCCGCGACGCGCGCGCTCGCGCTGCTGGGCAGCACGCAGGTCGAAACGCAGCGTTGCTCCGTGTTGTTCGAGCCGTTGGCCGCAATGTCGCTACTCGGCGAGTTCGTCAACGCGGCATCCGGCGATGCGCTTTATCGGACGGGCTCATACCTGAGCCACCGTCTCGGTACTCGCATCTTTGCCGATCACATTCAGGTGTACGAAGATCCGTTCGTCCCGAAAGGCATGGCGAGTCGCTGCTTCGACTCGGACGGTGTTGCCGTGTCCCGGCGATCGGTCGTCGAGGCAGGTGTGTTGCGCGGCTATTTTCTGGGCTTGTATGCCGCCCGGCGCCTCGGCATGGCACCGACCGGCAACGGCCGGGGCCCGCACAACCTCGAAGTGCGTAGCGCGAAAACCGCCAACTCGGACGGGATCGACACGATGCTGGAAAGGCTTGGTCGAGGCTTGTTCGTCACCGAGATGGCGGGCGGCGGCGTGAATCGGCTGACCGGCGATTTCTCGCGTGCCGCTAAAGGGTTCTGGGTGGAGAACGGCCAGATCAGTTTTCCGGTCACCGGCATCACGATCGCGTCGAATCTGGATGCGATGTTTTCCGGCCTGCTCGCCGTGGGGGCCGACACCGCGACCAGAGGAAGCTTCCGCACGGGCTCGTGGCTGATCGATGAAATGCGAATCGGCGGGAGCTGA
- the tldD gene encoding metalloprotease TldD: MRRAAYAGLLDKHGIDETHLFAALNSALGQSGDFADIYLKESIAESWSLEGGAVRGGAWQCDSGFGMRVLNGEETTFASSQRIGADALRTIARQIRSGSDELSHAAPRGEPAGLAAARSIYVPRAPLGAIGAERKLALLKRVDELARSKDPRVVEVNAMLAATHETVWVARCDGLSVGDVRPMLRLAINVRVKSGDRIESASGGIGGRYGIASWSDDDIRTLVCDRVDAALTKLDARAAPAGKMTVVVGPGWNGVLLHEAVGHGLEADGIRRRTSVFAGRIGERVAARNVTIVDDGTLEGRRGSLNFDDEGCPTQRTVLIEDGVLRGCMQDALSARLMNMKPTGNGRREGYAVLPMPRMTNTFMLNGDCEHEEIIESVKRGIYVAGLEGGQVDITSGQFVFEASEAFLIENGRLCAPVKGATITGNGLETIQKIGMVGNNLELDTGRAVCGKAGQSVPVSVGQPTVRVDDMTVGGTA, translated from the coding sequence ATGCGTCGCGCGGCGTATGCGGGGCTGCTGGACAAACACGGCATCGACGAAACGCACTTGTTCGCCGCGCTGAACAGCGCGCTCGGGCAGTCCGGCGACTTCGCCGACATCTATCTGAAGGAGTCGATCGCGGAATCGTGGTCGCTCGAAGGCGGCGCCGTGCGGGGCGGCGCCTGGCAGTGCGATTCGGGATTCGGCATGCGCGTGCTGAACGGCGAGGAGACGACGTTCGCGAGTTCGCAACGGATCGGGGCGGACGCGTTGCGCACGATCGCGCGGCAGATTCGTTCGGGATCGGACGAGCTCTCCCACGCAGCGCCCCGCGGCGAACCGGCCGGTCTCGCGGCGGCGCGATCGATCTATGTCCCGCGAGCCCCGCTCGGCGCGATCGGCGCGGAGCGGAAACTCGCGCTGCTCAAGCGCGTGGACGAACTGGCGCGTTCGAAGGATCCGCGCGTGGTCGAGGTCAACGCGATGCTCGCCGCGACGCACGAGACGGTGTGGGTCGCGCGTTGCGACGGGCTCAGCGTCGGCGACGTGCGGCCCATGCTGCGGTTGGCGATCAACGTTCGGGTCAAATCGGGCGACCGGATCGAAAGCGCGAGCGGGGGAATCGGCGGTCGCTACGGGATCGCTTCGTGGTCGGATGACGACATCCGCACGCTGGTGTGCGACCGCGTCGACGCCGCGCTGACGAAACTGGATGCACGGGCCGCCCCGGCGGGAAAAATGACCGTCGTCGTCGGGCCCGGCTGGAACGGCGTGCTGTTGCACGAAGCCGTGGGCCATGGTCTCGAGGCCGACGGCATCCGCCGCAGGACCTCGGTGTTCGCCGGCCGCATCGGCGAGCGCGTGGCGGCGCGTAACGTCACCATCGTCGACGACGGCACGCTCGAAGGCCGCCGGGGTTCGCTCAATTTCGACGACGAGGGCTGTCCGACGCAACGCACGGTGTTGATCGAGGACGGCGTGTTGCGCGGCTGCATGCAGGACGCGCTCAGCGCGCGCCTGATGAACATGAAGCCGACGGGCAATGGCCGGCGCGAGGGCTATGCGGTGTTGCCGATGCCCCGCATGACCAATACGTTCATGCTCAACGGCGATTGCGAACACGAGGAGATCATTGAGTCGGTGAAGCGCGGGATATATGTGGCGGGGCTCGAGGGCGGGCAGGTCGACATCACGAGCGGGCAGTTCGTGTTCGAGGCATCAGAAGCATTTCTGATCGAAAACGGCAGGCTCTGCGCACCGGTGAAAGGCGCGACGATCACCGGCAACGGGCTCGAAACGATCCAGAAAATCGGCATGGTCGGCAACAACCTCGAACTCGACACGGGCCGTGCCGTGTGCGGCAAGGCCGGCCAGTCGGTGCCGGTGAGCGTGGGGCAGCCTACCGTTCGCGTGGACGACATGACGGTGGGCGGAACGGCGTGA